Proteins from a genomic interval of Xanthomonas sp. AM6:
- a CDS encoding helix-turn-helix domain-containing protein, whose protein sequence is MTDSSEIHSADDCMQVSEVLARVGDKWSILVIAALGERPHRFNELKRVIGGVSQKMLTLTVRGLERDGFITRTVTPTIPPRVDYALTDLGRSILLPARALGEWAMQNRAAVYAARQAFDAGLVGQKKT, encoded by the coding sequence GTGACTGACAGCTCAGAGATTCATTCGGCCGACGACTGCATGCAGGTCAGCGAGGTGCTGGCGCGCGTCGGTGACAAATGGAGCATCCTGGTGATCGCCGCGCTCGGTGAGAGACCGCACCGCTTCAATGAACTGAAGCGTGTCATCGGCGGCGTTTCTCAAAAGATGCTGACCCTGACCGTTCGGGGTCTCGAGCGCGACGGCTTCATTACCCGGACGGTGACGCCAACCATCCCGCCGCGTGTCGACTACGCCCTGACAGACCTCGGCCGGTCGATCCTCCTGCCTGCCCGCGCGCTGGGTGAATGGGCCATGCAGAACCGGGCCGCCGTCTATGCGGCGAGGCAGGCGTTCGACGCGGGGCTGGTCGGACAGAAAAAGACCTAA